In the Anastrepha obliqua isolate idAnaObli1 chromosome 1, idAnaObli1_1.0, whole genome shotgun sequence genome, one interval contains:
- the LOC129243466 gene encoding prolyl 4-hydroxylase subunit alpha-1, with protein sequence MVSPTKYSITANGAFDCDRKRSSLLRCTFIFLCFVLWASSCQAEYFSSIDKIQLLANAEKELMEWFQQFVVNQANDFALFRKFLAKLKEEHSLASEDPEGYLGNPMNAFKLIKRMAIDWAQLSKYVEKHPRLEALKSNFTELEMDLGIPDSNELRGAAKGLGRLQTIYGLSSGDLAKGIIADTYYGSELSVRECFEIAANLFEAKEYSLAISWSKLVLKLLNMGTAVHTTANEIEEESNQNEIDDGSEKSVGDEGETDGEQADGEQTDDEETDDEETDNEETDEEQADEDEHDFCSGNPEEMDDDEFAKCFEELNDSEATEKFDEAQELIYEPLYGVFSPLVLYKVDEVDKTDNETSTTEDDPLAHKMLLETLEYLALAEYELGQLKNAVRYIDKILKLDPAHAFKDLPVYMNTTKVENRIYSDSFSELQQNDWYANYSQLCQGKQVPQKDFHRLRCKLDNLNHPLFILAPLQKEELHADPEINVYYGLLSDTQIEDILQKTDEDMQRSQVGNSNSRETRDVRVSQQAWLEYETPTTKYIYRMVSTISGLDLTNAEAMQVANYGVGGQYDPHFDYFGIEEQNCSKWIGDRLTTHLFYISDVEHGGYTVFPVLNVYSQPVKGAMVMWHNLHKSLDPDSRTLHAGCPVIKGTKRISTVWVHSGYQEFRRPCDVVRDKYQSEP encoded by the exons ATGGTTTCGCCAACGAAATATTCTATTACCGCCAACGGGGCGTTTGATTGCGACAGAAAACGGTCATCGCTACTTCGCTgcacttttatttttctgtgtTTCGTCTTGTGGGCGTCCAGTTGTCAAGCCGAGTACTTTTCCTCCATCGATAAAATTCAACTGCTAGCCAATGCCGAGAAGGAGTTGATGGAATGGTTTCAACAGTTCGTTGTAAACCAGGCAAATGACTTTGCATTATTTCGCAA GTTCTTGGCTAAATTGAAGGAAGAGCATTCATTGGCGTCGGAGGATCCGGAAGGGTACCTGGGCAACCCCATGAATGCATTCAAACTGATAAAAAGGATGGCGATCGATTGGGCGCAACTAAGCAAATATGTTGAAAAACATCCGCGATTGGAAG CACTCAAAAGCAATTTTACGGAGTTGGAAATGGATTTGGGAATACCTGACAGCAACGAATTGCGCGGTGCGGCCAAGGGCTTAGGGCGATTACAGACCATATATGGTTTGAGCTCGGGTGATTTGGCAAAAGGAATTATCGCCGACACTTATTATGG TTCCGAACTCTCTGTGCGAGAATGTTTCGAAATTGCAGCTAATCTTTTCGAAGCCAAGGAATATTCTTTAGCCATAAGCTGGTCTAAATTAGTATTGAAATTACTGAACATGGGAACAGCCGTGCACACTACAGCAAATGAAATCGAAGAAGAAAGCAATCAGAATGAAATTGACGACGGCTCTGAAAAGAGTGTTGGAGATGAGGGGGAAACAGACGGGGAGCAAGCAGACGGGGAGCAAACAGACGACGAGGAAACAGACGACGAGGAAACAGACAACGAGGAAACAGACGAGGAGCAAGCAGACGAGGATGAACATGACTTTTGTTCAGGAAACCCGGAGGAAATGGACGATGACGAATTTGCGAAATGTTTTGAAGAACTTAACGATTCAGAGGCAACAGAAAAGTTTGATGAGGCGCAAGAGCTTATATATGAACCACTATATGGGGTGTTTTCTCCCCTGGTACTATACAAAGTAGATGAAGTAGATAAAACAGACAATGAAACAAGTACAACAGAAGATGACCCATTGGCTCACAAAATGCTCCTAGAAACACTCGAGTACTTAGCACTCGCTGAATATGAGTTGGGCCaattgaaaaatgcagttaggTACATTGACAAAATACTCAAACTGGATCCGGCGCACGCTTTTAAAGATCTGCCAGTTTACATGAACACCACGAAAGTAGAAAATCGAATTTATTCCGACAGTTTCAGTGAATTGCAGCAAAACGATTGGTATGCAAACTATTCACAACTGTGCCAGGGTAAGCAAGTGCCACAGAAGGATTTCCACAGGCTCAGATGCAAATTGGACAATCTCAATCATCCATTATTCATACTGGCGCCGTTACAAAAAGAAGAATTACATGCAGATCCCGAAATCAACGTCTACTACGGACTACTCAGCGACACGCAAATAGAAGACATTCTTCAAAAGACCGATGAGGATATGCAGCGCTCACAGGTTGGCAATTCAAATTCACGTGAGACACGCGATGTGCGAGTCAGCCAACAGGCATGGTTAGAATATGAAACTCCAACTACGAAGTATATCTACCGTATGGTGTCGACTATAAGTGGACTCGACTTAACCAACGCAGAAGCTATGCAGGTGGCAAATTACGGCGTAGGCGGACAGTATGACCcacattttgattattttggaaTT GAAGAACAGAATTGCTCTAAATGGATAGGAGATCGTTTGACTACTCACttattttat ATTTCCGATGTAGAGCACGGCGGTTACACAGTGTTTCCCGTATTAAATGTTTACTCACAACCCGTCAAAGGCGCAATGGTTATGTGGCATAACTTGCACAAGTCTCTGGACCCCGACTCGCGAACTCTGCACGCCGGCTGCCCCGTCATAAAGGGCACCAAGCgaa TATCCACTGTGTGGGTGCATTCTGGATACCAGGAATTCAGAAGACCTTGTGATGTGGTGCGAGACAAATACCAGTCGGAGCCATAG